A genome region from Meriones unguiculatus strain TT.TT164.6M chromosome 2, Bangor_MerUng_6.1, whole genome shotgun sequence includes the following:
- the Marcol gene encoding MARCO-like protein, translating to MFLVVFSVSSTQIPKPSIFKLDENQKAALILEAKNEAKPAGDKELVKHGGSLSQGKPGMLVLQGQPGYSNQPGKPGSGHQQGRPEVSNHPGMPSAWILQGNLGESNQKETSHALNKQEELGSPTQQGKPGSPSQNGKPLPPKDKNKPGLLSQKGEPTSPNNKGKPGSSDQDILEFSSQQEKPGSSNQQGKPGSSSQQGKPGSSSQQGKPGASSQQGKPGPSSQQRKPRSLYKQEERKSTDNPSKDDTVGIQVGSMINKIPAGGKRCDSVYKPVCGSDGKTYGNACVFKETKRHDLVDVLCHTEPGFSNSKSTAIVAFPSSGE from the exons ATGTTCCTTGTTGTATTCTCAG TGTCTTCTACTCAGATTCCAAAACCAAGTATTTTCAAGCTAGATGAGAATCAAAAAGCTGCACTTATTTTAGAGGCAAAAAATGAGGCTAAACCTGCGGGAGACAAAGAACTTGTCAAACATGGAGGTAGCCTCTCTCAAGGCAAACCGGGAATGTTAGTTCTGCAAGGACAGCCAGGATACTCCAACCAGCCTGGGAAACCAGGAAGTGGTCATCAGCAAGGGAGGCCAGAAGTTTCCAACCACCCTGGAATGCCCAGTGCTTGGATTTTGCAAGGAAATCTAGGAGAATCAAACCAAAAAGAAACCTCACATGCTTTGAACAAGCAAGAAGAATTGGGATCTCCTACTCAGCAGGGGAAGCCCGGGTCTCCTAGCCAAAATGGGAAGCCATTGCCTCCTAAAGACAAAAACAAGCCAGGGTTGCTTAGCCAAAAAGGGGAGCCAACATCACCTAACAATAAAGGCAAGCCAGGGTCTTCTGACCAAGATATTCTAGAATTCTCTAGTCAACAAGAGAAACCAGGCTCCTCCAACCAACAAGGGAAGCCAGGCTCCTCTAGCCAACAGGGAAAACCAGGATCCTCTAGCCAACAGGGAAAACCAGGCGCTTCTAGCCAACAAGGAAAGCCGGGACCTTCTAGCCAACAAAGGAAACCAAGGTCTTTAtataaacaagaagaaagaaaaagcacagatAACCCTTCAAAGGATGATACAGTGGGGATTCAG GTCGGAAGCATGATCAACAAGATCCCAGCTGGTGGCAAACggtgtgattctgtttacaaaccAGTCTGTGGTTCTGATGGAAAAACATACGGAAACGCGTGTGTCTTTAAGGAAACAAAGAG